A window of Natranaerovirga pectinivora contains these coding sequences:
- the glgA gene encoding glycogen synthase GlgA — MNVLFVASEGVPFSKSGGLGDVIGSLPIELLKNGTDVRVILPKYDSIPIHLKEKMHKKAEFYVQLGWRNQYCGIEELEYRGVKFYFIDNEYYFKRDVLYGYYDEAERYAFFSKAVLEGLLYLEFDIDIIHCHDWHSGMIGFLLKTKYKDNPLYNKIKTVYTIHNLKFQGIYSKEIYEDFFEMEDKYYNSEELEFNGCVNSMKGGLVFSDAITTVSESYALEIQYPFFGEGLDGVLRKRERDVFGIINGIDYEEFNPSIDDRIYKTYDSENIYFKKDNKEKLQKELGLEVNNNIPIIGIVSRLTDQKGMNLIECVLEELLNKEVQMIVLGTGDYKYESLFHYMSGKYPGKISANIMFNEDLAHKIYAGADFLLMPSLFEPCGLSQLIALKYGTIPIVRETGGLRDTITPYNEFTGEGNGFSFANYNAHEMLYTINRAIMFYNDKNILSTIRRAGMEKDFSWSSSAKKYIELYNKL, encoded by the coding sequence ATGAATGTTTTATTTGTAGCTTCTGAAGGGGTACCCTTTTCAAAAAGTGGTGGGTTAGGAGATGTAATAGGCTCCTTACCCATAGAGCTTTTGAAAAATGGCACTGATGTAAGAGTGATATTGCCTAAGTATGATTCTATACCAATTCACTTAAAAGAAAAGATGCATAAAAAAGCAGAATTTTATGTTCAACTAGGTTGGCGCAATCAGTATTGCGGCATTGAAGAACTAGAATACAGGGGCGTAAAATTTTATTTTATAGACAATGAATATTATTTTAAAAGAGACGTTCTTTATGGATATTATGATGAGGCTGAAAGATATGCCTTTTTTTCAAAGGCGGTTCTAGAGGGACTTTTGTATTTAGAATTTGATATAGATATCATTCATTGTCATGATTGGCATTCTGGAATGATTGGTTTTCTTTTGAAGACAAAGTACAAAGACAATCCTTTATACAATAAGATTAAAACCGTATATACAATACATAACTTAAAATTCCAAGGAATATATTCAAAAGAGATATATGAAGATTTTTTTGAAATGGAAGACAAATATTATAACTCAGAGGAACTTGAATTTAACGGCTGTGTCAATTCTATGAAGGGAGGATTAGTATTCTCCGATGCCATAACGACAGTAAGTGAAAGTTATGCATTAGAAATACAATATCCTTTTTTTGGTGAAGGCTTAGATGGGGTTTTAAGAAAAAGAGAGAGAGATGTATTTGGAATAATTAATGGAATAGATTACGAGGAATTCAATCCAAGTATAGATGATAGAATTTATAAAACCTATGACAGTGAAAATATATATTTTAAAAAGGATAACAAAGAGAAATTACAAAAGGAATTAGGTTTGGAAGTAAACAACAATATACCTATTATTGGTATTGTTTCAAGGTTGACGGACCAAAAAGGAATGAATTTAATAGAATGTGTATTAGAAGAATTATTAAATAAAGAAGTACAAATGATTGTCCTAGGTACAGGCGATTACAAATATGAATCATTATTTCATTATATGTCTGGTAAGTACCCAGGTAAAATCTCAGCCAATATAATGTTTAATGAAGATCTTGCACATAAAATATATGCAGGAGCAGATTTTTTATTAATGCCATCTTTATTTGAACCTTGTGGTTTATCTCAATTAATTGCTTTAAAATATGGAACAATTCCAATTGTAAGAGAAACAGGAGGGTTGCGAGATACGATCACACCTTACAATGAATTCACTGGAGAAGGCAATGGATTTAGTTTTGCCAATTATAATGCCCATGAGATGCTTTATACAATAAACAGAGCCATTATGTTTTATAACGATAAAAATATACTGTCAACTATTAGAAGAGCTGGAATGGAAAAAGATTTTAGTTGGAGTAGCTCAGCAAAAAAATATATTGAGTTATATAATAAATTATAG
- a CDS encoding glycogen/starch/alpha-glucan phosphorylase: MKDIKSDIKENFIEKLKSFQGKSLEDANNIDKYRALSGMVRDELGKRWVETNSQYNKEKIKQVYYLSIEFLLGKLLISNLINLDLYHNYKEALEELGINIDEIEEIEPDAGLGNGGLGRLAACFLDSMATLGIPGHGCGIRYKYGLFDQRIVDGQQVEYPDNWLKDGSMWEYRKQEKEVEVKFYGNFWAEKKDDGYETHFEDYQSILAVPYDIPIAGYKNNTVNTLRLWSAEVAENEFDFSEFNKGDYLKAVEYSRSVEAISEILYPDDNHYQGKELRLKQQYFFVSASIQSIINRCKKKNQSIAHIDELVAIHINDTHPAIAIAELMRILMDDEGFEWNDAWRVTTNTISYTNHTIMPEALEKWPIDLFKNLLPRIYHIIEEINKRFIEMISIKYPDDLRKIKAMSIIEDGQVKMANLAIIGSNSVNGVAKIHSEILKKQVFKDFYDWCPFLFNNKTNGITHRRWLIKSNPELSDLITRTIGNGWIDHPIDLGKILKYEKDSKFQKEISSIKYNNKVILAKLIEEEMGIKVNPKAIFDVHIKRIHSYKRQLLNLFHIIDLYNRLKENPNLEIHPRVFIFGGKAAQSYYIAKETIKLIHSVAEVINNDEEIEDKIKVIFLENYRVSLAEKLFPAADVSEQISTASKEASGTGNMKFMMNGAVTIGTMDGANIEILEEVGEDNIIIFGLSANEVMDYYHNGGYNAWEVYNSDIRIKRIMDSLVDGTFSKGQKDKYRNLFNYLLINNDEYFVLKDFDSYIKAQNKVEALFKDRNTWNKMCINNIARSGKFSSDRTINEYSVGIWKVAPFVVKN, translated from the coding sequence GTGAAAGATATAAAAAGCGATATAAAAGAAAATTTTATTGAAAAGTTAAAGAGTTTTCAAGGCAAAAGTCTTGAAGATGCCAATAATATAGATAAATATAGAGCATTAAGTGGAATGGTTAGAGACGAGTTAGGAAAAAGATGGGTTGAGACCAATAGTCAATATAATAAAGAAAAGATTAAACAAGTGTATTATCTTTCTATTGAATTTTTATTAGGCAAACTATTAATATCGAATCTAATCAATCTAGATTTATACCATAATTATAAAGAAGCACTAGAAGAGTTGGGTATAAATATTGATGAAATAGAAGAAATAGAACCAGATGCAGGGTTAGGAAATGGTGGTTTAGGACGATTAGCAGCCTGTTTTCTTGATTCAATGGCTACGTTAGGCATTCCAGGTCATGGATGTGGTATTCGATATAAATATGGATTATTTGATCAAAGAATTGTGGATGGTCAACAAGTTGAATACCCTGATAATTGGCTAAAAGATGGTAGTATGTGGGAATATAGAAAACAAGAAAAAGAAGTAGAGGTCAAATTCTACGGTAATTTTTGGGCAGAAAAAAAAGATGATGGCTATGAAACTCATTTTGAAGACTATCAAAGTATACTAGCAGTACCGTATGATATACCGATTGCAGGGTATAAAAATAACACGGTCAATACATTAAGGCTATGGAGTGCAGAAGTTGCAGAAAATGAATTTGACTTTTCAGAGTTTAACAAAGGGGATTATCTAAAAGCTGTTGAATACAGTCGCTCAGTAGAGGCCATCTCTGAGATTCTTTATCCGGATGACAATCATTACCAAGGAAAAGAATTAAGATTAAAACAACAATACTTTTTTGTTTCTGCTAGTATTCAAAGTATTATTAATAGATGTAAAAAAAAGAATCAATCCATTGCACATATTGATGAATTGGTAGCCATCCATATTAATGATACTCACCCTGCAATAGCAATTGCAGAACTTATGAGAATACTTATGGATGATGAAGGGTTTGAGTGGAATGATGCTTGGAGGGTTACTACAAACACCATTTCTTATACCAATCACACAATAATGCCTGAAGCATTAGAAAAATGGCCAATCGATTTATTTAAAAACTTATTACCAAGAATTTATCATATTATTGAAGAAATCAATAAAAGATTTATTGAAATGATATCCATTAAATATCCTGATGATTTAAGAAAAATAAAGGCAATGTCTATTATTGAAGATGGTCAAGTAAAAATGGCTAATCTAGCAATTATCGGTAGTAATAGCGTTAATGGCGTAGCTAAAATACACAGTGAAATTCTTAAAAAACAGGTTTTTAAGGATTTTTATGACTGGTGTCCTTTTTTATTTAATAATAAAACCAATGGTATAACCCATAGAAGATGGTTAATAAAATCTAATCCAGAATTAAGCGATTTAATTACCCGTACAATAGGTAACGGTTGGATAGACCATCCAATAGACTTAGGAAAAATATTAAAATATGAAAAAGACTCAAAATTTCAAAAAGAAATTTCTAGTATTAAATACAATAATAAAGTTATATTAGCAAAATTAATAGAAGAAGAAATGGGGATTAAAGTAAACCCTAAAGCAATTTTTGATGTTCATATTAAAAGAATACATTCTTACAAAAGACAATTGTTAAATCTTTTTCATATAATAGATTTATACAATAGGTTAAAAGAAAATCCTAATTTAGAGATCCATCCTAGAGTGTTTATATTTGGCGGAAAAGCTGCACAAAGTTACTATATTGCTAAAGAAACCATAAAACTCATTCACTCTGTGGCAGAAGTGATTAATAATGATGAGGAAATTGAAGATAAAATTAAAGTTATATTTTTAGAAAATTATAGAGTATCATTAGCTGAAAAACTATTTCCAGCGGCAGATGTAAGTGAGCAGATTTCCACAGCAAGTAAAGAGGCATCCGGAACTGGTAATATGAAATTTATGATGAATGGTGCAGTAACCATAGGAACAATGGATGGGGCAAATATAGAGATCCTAGAGGAAGTTGGTGAGGACAATATCATTATATTTGGTTTGTCTGCTAATGAAGTTATGGACTATTATCATAATGGTGGCTATAATGCTTGGGAAGTGTACAATAGTGATATTAGAATAAAAAGAATAATGGATAGTTTAGTAGATGGCACATTTTCAAAAGGACAAAAAGACAAATATAGAAACCTATTTAATTATTTATTAATTAATAATGATGAGTATTTTGTATTAAAAGATTTCGATTCATATATAAAAGCACAAAACAAAGTAGAGGCCTTATTTAAAGATAGAAATACTTGGAATAAGATGTGTATTAATAATATTGCAAGATCAGGTAAATTTTCTAGTGATAGAACCATTAATGAGTATAGTGTTGGCATTTGGAAGGTAGCACCCTTTGTTGTGAAAAATTAA
- a CDS encoding copper amine oxidase N-terminal domain-containing protein gives MKSMKKIGVLSTITIIFFAFTLFVNASNVFETINATLRKDIKILINGHVFQPRDQSGKDIAPVIINGSTYLPVRAVAEAINLPVDWDGETNSVILGARVKSKNLIDFQMRGSSSANKIVDQYSLRFQVGDIIKEEKQFEYGIEIRGINSASRDIRFTLDGGYTYFSGVIGNPDPHRTSFRIRDYDKDTVLYQKVLEPGEFLVLEDIELYNVRTIEFTVVSSVGANNHIYILEPTIR, from the coding sequence ATGAAGTCAATGAAAAAAATAGGGGTATTAAGTACAATAACAATTATATTCTTTGCATTCACATTATTTGTAAATGCTAGTAATGTATTTGAGACAATTAATGCAACTTTAAGAAAAGACATTAAGATTTTGATCAATGGCCACGTATTTCAACCAAGAGATCAAAGTGGAAAAGATATAGCACCTGTTATAATCAACGGATCTACTTATTTACCAGTTAGAGCAGTGGCAGAAGCCATTAATTTACCAGTGGATTGGGATGGAGAAACCAATTCTGTCATATTAGGCGCTCGAGTGAAAAGTAAAAATCTAATAGATTTTCAGATGAGAGGGTCATCGTCCGCTAATAAAATAGTAGATCAATATTCTTTAAGATTTCAAGTAGGCGATATTATAAAGGAAGAAAAGCAATTTGAGTATGGCATTGAAATTAGAGGCATAAACTCAGCTAGTAGGGATATTAGATTTACTTTAGATGGTGGATATACTTATTTTTCAGGGGTAATTGGGAATCCAGACCCTCATAGAACAAGTTTTCGTATTAGAGATTATGATAAAGATACTGTTCTTTACCAAAAGGTTTTAGAGCCAGGGGAATTCTTAGTATTAGAGGATATAGAACTTTATAATGTGAGAACAATTGAATTTACAGTTGTAAGTTCAGTAGGTGCAAATAATCACATTTATATATTAGAACCAACTATTAGATAA
- the glgB gene encoding 1,4-alpha-glucan branching protein GlgB, giving the protein MKSFSDYDLHLFHEGSHYKAYEFLGSRPFEVNKKKGILFSLWAPNAKEVSVIGDFNNWDGNSHKMKKEMNQEVWTLFIPGMLVGDLYKYEVVTEDNQIRVKADPYAFYSELRPKTASIVYDLSGYKWEDENWIKAKSIKNVYEEPTNIYEVHLGSWKKDGEEFLNYGQLAEELIPYVKEMGYTHIELLPITEHPFDGSWGYQSTGYYSVTSRYGTPHDFMSFIDQCHQRNIGVILDWVPGHFCKDDFGLANFDGTKLYEYKDVNRSENYGWGTLNFDLGRPEVLSFLISNALFWLDKYHIDGIRVDAVAAMLYLDYCKEPNQWVPNKFGGRENLEAIQFMKKLNEAIFKYHSNCLVIAEESTAWPLVTMPTYLGGLGYNYKWNMGWMNDILSYMKKDPIHKKYNHNMLTFSLTYAFSENFVLPLSHDEVVHGKCSLINKMPGDYWQKFANLRLMYMYMTGHPGKKLLFMGSEFGQFIEWDYKKELDWFLLEYDMHKNTQSFVKDLNHFYLEDSSLWEQDQGWDGFEWIDPNDYSQSVISFIRKGREKSNFTIAIYNFTPVVRENYRIGVPYIGEYIEVLNSDNSQYGGSNQTNNLIISSEAIPWHGKENSIEIKLPPLGSVFIKMVNQTRKLKGAL; this is encoded by the coding sequence ATGAAAAGTTTTAGTGATTACGATTTACATCTATTTCACGAAGGTAGTCATTATAAAGCTTATGAGTTTTTAGGGTCACGTCCTTTTGAAGTTAATAAGAAAAAAGGGATATTGTTTTCACTATGGGCTCCTAATGCGAAAGAAGTTAGTGTTATAGGGGATTTTAATAATTGGGATGGGAATTCCCATAAAATGAAAAAAGAAATGAATCAGGAAGTTTGGACGCTGTTCATACCAGGAATGTTAGTAGGTGACTTATATAAATATGAGGTTGTAACAGAAGATAATCAAATCCGTGTAAAGGCTGATCCATATGCTTTTTATTCAGAGTTAAGACCCAAGACAGCTTCTATAGTATATGACTTATCAGGATATAAATGGGAAGATGAAAATTGGATAAAAGCAAAAAGCATAAAAAATGTCTATGAAGAGCCTACAAATATTTATGAAGTACATTTAGGTTCTTGGAAAAAAGACGGTGAAGAATTTTTAAATTATGGTCAATTAGCTGAAGAATTAATACCATATGTAAAAGAAATGGGGTATACCCATATAGAGTTATTACCTATTACTGAACATCCTTTTGATGGCTCTTGGGGGTATCAATCAACAGGTTATTATTCAGTAACGAGTAGATATGGAACACCACATGATTTTATGTCTTTTATTGATCAATGTCATCAAAGAAACATTGGTGTTATTTTGGACTGGGTGCCTGGACATTTTTGCAAAGATGATTTTGGGCTAGCTAATTTTGATGGTACTAAACTATATGAATATAAAGATGTAAATAGAAGTGAAAACTATGGTTGGGGAACCTTAAATTTTGATTTAGGTAGGCCAGAAGTCCTAAGCTTCTTAATATCAAATGCGTTATTTTGGTTGGATAAATATCATATAGATGGTATTAGGGTAGATGCTGTGGCAGCTATGCTTTATTTAGATTATTGTAAAGAGCCAAATCAATGGGTACCTAATAAATTTGGAGGCAGAGAAAATTTAGAAGCCATTCAATTTATGAAAAAGTTAAATGAAGCTATTTTTAAATACCATAGTAATTGTTTAGTGATAGCAGAAGAATCAACCGCTTGGCCACTTGTTACAATGCCTACTTATTTAGGTGGTTTAGGTTATAACTATAAATGGAATATGGGTTGGATGAATGATATTTTATCATATATGAAAAAAGATCCAATACACAAAAAGTATAATCATAATATGTTAACATTTTCTCTTACCTATGCATTTTCAGAAAACTTTGTATTGCCATTATCCCATGATGAAGTAGTGCACGGCAAATGTTCCTTAATTAATAAAATGCCTGGAGACTATTGGCAAAAATTTGCAAATCTTCGCCTTATGTATATGTATATGACAGGCCATCCAGGTAAAAAGTTGTTATTTATGGGAAGTGAATTTGGTCAATTTATTGAATGGGATTATAAAAAAGAATTAGACTGGTTTTTATTAGAATATGATATGCATAAAAACACCCAAAGTTTTGTTAAGGATTTGAATCATTTTTACCTCGAGGATTCTTCTTTATGGGAACAAGATCAGGGATGGGATGGATTTGAGTGGATTGATCCTAATGACTATAGTCAGAGTGTCATAAGTTTTATAAGAAAAGGAAGAGAAAAATCTAATTTTACTATTGCCATTTATAATTTTACACCTGTTGTAAGAGAGAATTATAGAATCGGTGTACCCTACATAGGGGAGTATATTGAAGTTTTAAATAGTGACAATAGTCAATATGGAGGTTCTAATCAAACAAACAATTTAATAATATCATCAGAGGCTATTCCTTGGCATGGGAAAGAAAATTCTATTGAAATAAAACTACCTCCTCTCGGGAGCGTATTTATAAAAATGGTAAATCAAACTAGAAAATTAAAAGGGGCGTTATAA
- the glgD gene encoding glucose-1-phosphate adenylyltransferase subunit GlgD, with protein sequence MDVMGIIDLNEEIGDLKELSEGRAMAAIPVGSKYRVIDFVLSNMVNSGIKNIGLLKNTLCRSLMDHIYSKKEWGLDKKDERLHFLNGIYEGNSRKKDKGVLEALQINLDYLIKSKEKYVVISGSKVICNINYSELKDFHIKNNADITVVYKEMGNEDCKLNKFNVLILDEGKNINKVQIKSKHNQSNKVLMGMYFLEKTLLIDIINKCNSKHKDFLVNGVINNIGKLKVLGFEFNGYMKKISCIDSYYNFNFDLLKEDTIKELLYDNGSIITKSKSDAPTKYKEGAEVSNSLIANGCIIEGKVENCIIFRGVNVKKGAYIKNSIIMQNTIINEEAVVENIILDKEVKIQKGTTLIGNLEAKSIVPKKTVV encoded by the coding sequence ATGGATGTAATGGGGATTATAGACCTGAATGAAGAAATAGGGGATTTAAAAGAATTATCAGAAGGAAGAGCTATGGCAGCTATTCCAGTTGGTAGCAAATATCGAGTGATAGACTTTGTATTATCAAATATGGTCAATTCTGGAATAAAGAATATTGGGTTACTAAAAAACACCTTGTGCAGATCTTTAATGGATCATATTTACTCAAAAAAAGAGTGGGGTTTAGATAAGAAAGATGAAAGGTTACATTTTTTAAATGGTATTTATGAAGGTAATTCTAGAAAAAAAGATAAAGGTGTTTTAGAAGCATTACAAATTAATTTAGATTATCTTATAAAGAGCAAAGAAAAATATGTTGTTATTTCAGGAAGTAAAGTTATTTGTAATATAAATTATTCTGAGTTAAAGGACTTTCATATTAAAAACAATGCTGATATTACAGTGGTGTACAAGGAAATGGGAAATGAAGACTGTAAACTTAATAAGTTTAATGTCCTTATATTAGATGAAGGTAAAAATATTAATAAAGTACAAATAAAAAGTAAGCACAATCAATCTAACAAAGTATTAATGGGGATGTACTTTTTAGAGAAGACATTGTTAATAGATATTATTAATAAATGTAATTCCAAACATAAAGATTTTCTTGTGAATGGTGTCATTAATAATATTGGGAAACTTAAAGTGTTAGGTTTTGAATTTAATGGTTATATGAAAAAAATAAGTTGTATTGATAGTTATTATAACTTTAATTTTGATCTACTCAAAGAGGATACAATAAAAGAACTTTTATATGATAATGGTTCTATTATAACAAAATCTAAAAGCGATGCCCCTACAAAGTATAAAGAAGGTGCAGAAGTTTCTAACTCTTTAATTGCTAATGGATGCATTATAGAGGGAAAAGTAGAAAACTGCATCATATTCAGGGGGGTTAATGTGAAAAAAGGTGCATATATTAAAAATAGCATTATAATGCAAAATACTATTATTAATGAAGAAGCAGTTGTTGAAAATATAATCTTAGACAAAGAAGTAAAAATACAAAAAGGTACAACTCTAATTGGAAATTTAGAAGCGAAAAGCATAGTACCTAAGAAAACTGTTGTTTAA
- a CDS encoding glucose-1-phosphate adenylyltransferase — MKKEILAMILAGGQGSRLGILTKTLAKPAVYFGGKYRIIDFSLSNCKNSGIDTVGVLTQYKPLLLNNYIGKGEAWGLNRKDGGATILPPYMTEEGGEWYKGTANAIFQNIGYVDMYDPEYVLILSGDHIYTMDYSLMLKYHKEKGADATIAVMEVPIEEASRFGIMNTRSDGRIKEFEEKPNVPKSNLASMGVYIFTWKVLKEHLQKDEYNPYSNNDFGKNIIPQMLRNNNKMFAYSFDGYWKDVGTVHSLWEGNMDLLKETPELDLYDSKWRIYSEETNESPSFIAKDAVIKQSMINDGCTIYGNVENSIIFEGVYIGKNTKVRNSVLMPNVRIEEDVVIDKAIIGEDAIIKSGCYIGSFDQDSLEYNIDVTNKDVVLIGEKTIIDEALKISINSIICEYDEDEIIKETLMKKKGVAI; from the coding sequence ATGAAGAAAGAGATTTTAGCAATGATCCTAGCGGGTGGTCAAGGAAGTAGATTAGGAATACTAACAAAAACACTAGCTAAGCCAGCAGTTTATTTTGGCGGCAAATATAGAATTATAGATTTTTCCTTAAGCAATTGTAAAAACTCAGGGATAGATACTGTAGGGGTGTTAACTCAATATAAACCTCTTCTGTTAAATAATTATATTGGGAAAGGTGAAGCTTGGGGGCTTAATCGTAAAGATGGAGGTGCTACCATATTGCCACCCTATATGACAGAAGAAGGGGGAGAATGGTATAAGGGTACTGCAAATGCAATATTTCAAAATATTGGTTATGTAGATATGTATGACCCAGAATATGTGCTCATTCTATCAGGGGACCATATCTATACGATGGATTATTCTTTAATGCTTAAATACCATAAGGAAAAAGGTGCAGATGCGACAATAGCTGTAATGGAAGTTCCTATTGAAGAAGCTAGTAGATTCGGCATAATGAATACTAGAAGTGATGGGCGAATAAAAGAATTTGAAGAAAAACCTAATGTACCTAAAAGCAATCTAGCATCCATGGGTGTGTATATTTTTACTTGGAAGGTATTAAAAGAACATTTACAAAAAGATGAATATAATCCATATTCTAATAATGATTTTGGGAAAAATATTATACCTCAAATGCTTAGAAATAATAATAAAATGTTTGCATACTCATTTGATGGCTATTGGAAAGATGTTGGCACAGTTCACAGTTTATGGGAAGGGAATATGGATCTTCTAAAAGAGACACCAGAATTAGATTTATATGATTCAAAATGGAGAATTTACTCCGAGGAAACTAATGAATCACCTTCTTTTATTGCTAAAGATGCAGTTATAAAACAATCTATGATTAATGATGGATGCACTATTTATGGGAATGTTGAGAATTCTATCATATTTGAAGGAGTTTATATTGGTAAAAATACAAAAGTAAGAAATTCTGTATTAATGCCTAATGTTCGAATTGAAGAAGATGTGGTAATTGATAAAGCTATTATCGGAGAAGATGCAATCATTAAAAGCGGTTGTTATATCGGCAGTTTTGATCAAGATAGCCTTGAATATAATATAGATGTAACGAATAAAGATGTTGTTTTAATTGGTGAAAAAACAATAATTGATGAAGCATTAAAAATAAGTATCAATTCTATTATTTGTGAATATGATGAGGATGAAATTATAAAAGAAACATTAATGAAAAAGAAAGGGGTAGCAATTTAA
- a CDS encoding glutathione peroxidase encodes MSIYDFTCKNIRGEEVSLENYKGKVLLIANTASKCGLTPQYEGLEYLYKTYQEKGLEILGFPCNQFGNQEPGSNDDIESFCALNYGVSFTIMEKVDVNGDEAHPLFVYLKKEAPGLLSKSIKWNFTKFLIDRNGKVIHRYAPTTSPEKITDDIEKLL; translated from the coding sequence ATGAGTATTTATGATTTTACATGTAAAAATATTAGAGGTGAAGAAGTGTCTTTAGAAAATTATAAAGGAAAGGTATTGCTCATTGCTAACACAGCAAGCAAATGTGGCTTAACACCACAATATGAAGGTTTAGAATACCTCTATAAAACATATCAAGAAAAAGGTCTTGAAATACTTGGCTTCCCTTGTAATCAATTTGGAAATCAAGAACCTGGTAGCAATGACGACATAGAATCTTTTTGTGCCTTGAATTATGGTGTTTCTTTTACTATAATGGAGAAAGTAGATGTAAATGGAGATGAAGCTCATCCCCTTTTTGTTTATTTGAAAAAGGAAGCACCTGGCCTTTTAAGTAAATCGATAAAATGGAATTTCACAAAATTTCTCATAGACAGAAATGGAAAAGTTATTCATCGTTATGCGCCAACTACATCTCCTGAAAAGATTACTGACGATATAGAAAAGTTATTATAG
- a CDS encoding MarR family winged helix-turn-helix transcriptional regulator, producing MDNYDALKLDNQLCFAIYAASKEITKVYTPYLKELGLTYTQYITMLVIWEHEKISVKELGIKLLLDSGTLTPLLKKLEKMHLVTKQRDVTDERSVIITLTEYGLRLKDKAVDIPYKLFCRTELSIEEINYLKSTLYNLISKKKEESI from the coding sequence ATGGATAATTATGATGCTTTAAAATTAGATAATCAGCTTTGTTTTGCAATATATGCAGCCTCTAAGGAAATAACAAAAGTATATACACCCTATTTAAAAGAACTTGGGCTTACCTATACCCAATATATTACAATGTTAGTCATATGGGAGCATGAGAAAATCTCAGTAAAAGAACTGGGCATCAAACTGTTATTAGACTCTGGTACGTTAACGCCTCTTTTAAAAAAATTAGAAAAAATGCATTTGGTTACTAAACAAAGAGATGTCACTGATGAAAGAAGTGTCATTATTACTTTAACAGAATATGGCCTTCGATTAAAAGATAAGGCTGTTGACATACCTTATAAATTATTTTGTCGCACTGAACTATCTATTGAAGAAATTAATTATTTAAAAAGTACTTTATACAATTTAATTAGCAAAAAAAAAGAAGAAAGTATATGA
- a CDS encoding ROK family protein has translation MYTIGIDLGGTNIAIAITKEGKILIKKSIPTFNKRDYKDIVKDMGDTSLALINEVGLSKDEIQSVGIGSTGLCDSNSGTIIYSSNLNFNNAPIREAFQKYLNVPVYIENDANVAAFGEYHYGAGKKYKDLVAITLGTGVGGGIILDGRLITGSFNGGGEIGHMVIEAKGEQCSCGRKGCWEAYSSATALIRDTKKAALQFPHSMINKLVENDLNKINGKTPFDAAELGDEIGKKVIKQYIEYLSIGMANIINIFQPEVIVISGGISNQRDKLIEPLKERISKKIYGGIKYFKTDIRVAELGDEAGVLGASILNIMHNS, from the coding sequence ATGTATACAATAGGAATTGATTTAGGTGGGACCAATATTGCAATTGCAATTACAAAAGAGGGGAAGATTCTTATAAAAAAATCTATACCTACATTTAATAAAAGAGATTATAAGGATATAGTCAAAGATATGGGTGATACTTCTTTGGCATTAATTAATGAAGTAGGGTTGTCCAAAGATGAAATCCAATCTGTAGGAATAGGGAGTACAGGTTTATGTGACTCCAATAGTGGAACTATAATTTATTCAAGTAATCTCAATTTTAATAATGCACCTATTAGAGAGGCATTTCAAAAATATCTCAATGTACCTGTATATATAGAGAATGATGCCAATGTTGCAGCTTTTGGTGAATACCACTATGGTGCAGGTAAAAAATACAAAGATTTAGTAGCCATTACTTTAGGCACAGGTGTAGGCGGAGGAATAATCCTTGATGGAAGGCTTATTACTGGAAGTTTTAACGGTGGAGGAGAAATAGGGCATATGGTTATAGAAGCCAAAGGCGAACAATGCAGTTGTGGAAGAAAAGGGTGTTGGGAAGCTTATTCTTCAGCAACAGCTTTAATAAGGGATACAAAAAAAGCGGCCTTGCAATTCCCACACTCAATGATTAATAAATTGGTTGAGAATGACCTTAATAAAATAAATGGTAAGACACCATTTGATGCAGCAGAATTAGGGGATGAAATAGGAAAAAAAGTCATCAAACAATACATAGAGTATTTGTCTATTGGAATGGCAAATATAATCAATATATTTCAACCTGAAGTTATTGTAATTAGTGGAGGAATATCCAATCAAAGAGATAAATTGATAGAACCTCTTAAAGAAAGAATATCTAAAAAAATTTATGGAGGCATTAAATACTTTAAAACCGATATAAGAGTAGCAGAGTTAGGCGATGAAGCAGGTGTTTTAGGTGCATCTATCTTAAATATAATGCATAATTCGTAA